From a region of the Deltaproteobacteria bacterium HGW-Deltaproteobacteria-18 genome:
- a CDS encoding YitT family protein produces the protein MNTKLRLYTYSIPWNIFLLTVGSFLVAMSIKSVAVPHGFVTGGVSGIALLVYYFSEMLTPGLWLFIMNIPIALIGWIMISRRFVLYTAYGMCAITGWMEVISFTLPVHDPLLAAIAGGAILGAGAGISMRSLGSSGGLDILGILLHQRFGFRIGQVSFLFNAVLFTVSFSLLETDMVLYSLIMVFVTSQIMDYVLSMFNQRKLVFIISDHAQAISDAIIKSANRGVTLLEGRGGYTGQPKQVVMTVVNNVQQKKLEELIFTLDPEAFVIFENTFNVIGKGFSRRKVY, from the coding sequence ATGAACACCAAGCTTCGTCTCTACACCTATTCCATCCCGTGGAACATATTTCTACTGACCGTGGGCAGCTTTCTTGTCGCCATGTCCATCAAGTCCGTGGCCGTGCCGCACGGATTCGTCACCGGCGGCGTGTCGGGCATCGCCCTTTTGGTCTATTATTTTTCGGAAATGCTGACCCCAGGGCTGTGGCTCTTCATAATGAACATCCCCATCGCCCTGATCGGCTGGATCATGATCAGCCGCAGATTCGTGCTGTACACGGCCTACGGCATGTGCGCCATCACGGGCTGGATGGAGGTCATCTCCTTCACCCTGCCCGTGCATGACCCCCTGCTCGCGGCCATTGCCGGAGGCGCCATACTCGGCGCGGGGGCAGGCATCAGCATGCGTTCCCTCGGGTCCTCCGGCGGCCTCGATATCCTCGGCATCCTCCTGCATCAGCGCTTCGGGTTCCGCATTGGCCAGGTCAGCTTCCTGTTCAACGCGGTTCTGTTCACGGTCAGCTTCTCGCTGCTGGAGACGGACATGGTGCTCTATTCCCTGATCATGGTTTTCGTGACGAGCCAGATCATGGATTATGTCCTGAGCATGTTCAACCAGCGCAAGCTTGTGTTCATCATCTCCGATCATGCCCAGGCCATTTCTGATGCCATCATCAAGAGCGCCAACCGTGGCGTGACCCTGCTTGAAGGACGCGGAGGATACACCGGGCAGCCCAAGCAGGTGGTCATGACCGTGGTCAACAACGTACAACAGAAAAAACTCGAGGAGTTGATCTTTACCCTGGATCCCGAGGCTTTCGTAATTTTCGAGAACACGTTCAACGTCATCGGCAAGGGCTTTTCGCGGCGCAAGGTGTATTGA